In Stieleria varia, one genomic interval encodes:
- a CDS encoding methyltransferase regulatory domain-containing protein → MATVPEPPVPEPPVPELTSYDHVPYKSFPFRQSHPDRLATIATLHGLTIPKIENSRILEIGCASGGNLLPIADQYPSCQCVGIDLSSHQIAAGNRIREAAGLENVSLRVQDVRELASSDQTFDFVISHGVYSWIPDDAQESLLQACGKLLSPNGVAYVSYNTYPGWHMRGMIRDMMAYHTRSIESPEDRVRKARALLHFLTESVPTEGSPYGLLLKQELGQLQDKEDYYLLHEHLEEFNQPTYFSQFVERAQAWGLQYLGEADYSVMSIDNFSPTVTAMLQNLAADIIETEQYMDFVRNRMFRQTLLCRKECKIERTVSANRLSGLYIASNTRPEGDVDSPDSDEPMTFLAGGSVTKTTNPGVKAALIHLGRTWPKFIPFAELLGIARSLTTGRIALIDTASELRGNDRLGEALLRCYATGHVELSVNPPQFSSVVAQCPDAGLLNRVMAAQRMPITNARHESIHLSDIERRILVMLDGNHDSSQLVAAIVSGVQKNEIVVHDRGICVSDPAAIERLANEVVDEMLKKLARQTLLR, encoded by the coding sequence ATGGCCACCGTCCCTGAGCCGCCCGTCCCTGAGCCGCCCGTCCCTGAACTGACCTCGTATGATCACGTTCCCTACAAGAGCTTTCCGTTTCGGCAGAGCCACCCCGATCGCCTTGCCACCATCGCGACATTGCATGGGCTGACTATTCCGAAGATCGAGAACTCACGAATCCTCGAAATCGGATGTGCCTCTGGGGGCAACTTGTTGCCCATCGCGGACCAATACCCATCCTGCCAGTGTGTCGGCATCGACCTGTCGAGTCATCAGATTGCCGCAGGCAATAGGATACGAGAGGCGGCGGGCCTGGAGAACGTGTCATTGAGAGTACAGGATGTGCGAGAGCTTGCCAGCAGTGACCAAACGTTTGACTTCGTCATCTCGCACGGGGTCTATTCATGGATCCCAGACGACGCGCAGGAGTCGCTCCTACAAGCTTGCGGCAAGCTGTTGTCGCCAAATGGCGTCGCTTATGTCAGCTACAATACGTACCCCGGCTGGCACATGCGTGGCATGATCCGCGACATGATGGCGTACCATACTCGGAGTATCGAGAGCCCAGAAGATCGGGTGCGAAAAGCCAGGGCACTATTGCATTTTTTGACGGAGTCGGTTCCCACCGAAGGCAGTCCCTATGGACTGCTGCTCAAACAAGAACTCGGACAACTGCAAGACAAGGAAGACTACTACCTGCTCCATGAACACCTCGAGGAGTTCAATCAGCCAACCTATTTTTCACAATTCGTGGAACGTGCTCAGGCTTGGGGGCTTCAGTATCTCGGCGAAGCGGACTACTCCGTCATGTCGATCGACAACTTTTCGCCGACGGTAACGGCGATGCTGCAAAACCTGGCTGCGGACATCATCGAGACGGAGCAGTATATGGATTTTGTTCGAAACCGAATGTTTCGACAGACGCTGCTGTGCAGGAAAGAGTGCAAGATCGAACGAACCGTGTCGGCGAACAGACTTTCGGGACTCTATATCGCCTCCAACACACGCCCCGAAGGCGATGTCGACTCGCCTGATTCTGATGAACCGATGACGTTTCTCGCCGGCGGGTCCGTCACCAAGACCACCAATCCAGGTGTCAAAGCGGCGCTGATTCACCTGGGCAGAACTTGGCCAAAATTCATTCCTTTTGCCGAACTATTGGGTATCGCTCGTTCGCTGACGACGGGACGAATCGCACTCATCGATACCGCGTCTGAATTGCGTGGCAACGATCGCTTGGGCGAAGCGTTGCTGCGTTGCTATGCGACGGGGCACGTTGAACTTTCCGTCAATCCACCACAATTTTCATCGGTCGTTGCACAGTGCCCGGACGCGGGTTTGCTCAACAGGGTAATGGCCGCACAACGAATGCCGATAACCAACGCTCGACACGAATCCATTCATTTGTCGGATATCGAACGACGCATTCTGGTAATGTTGGATGGAAATCATGATTCTTCACAGTTGGTTGCTGCCATCGTATCAGGTGTCCAAAAAAATGAAATCGTCGTCCATGATCGCGGAATTTGCGTCTCGGATCCGGCGGC
- a CDS encoding glycosyltransferase, with protein sequence MSRQNNNHHILYAWEWGTGFGHLSRFALLGSRLVSDGFRVTVAACDLSHVHRFFHPSIFQIRQAPTKTNLSHAPFRNPTTIAGLAYNLGYDSPDHVAVFANAWRGLIADVRPTHVVSDFGIGAAIGIRGHGIPIIQIGTGYACPPPKTPLQSMKGLTPHQGEWNLEQSMVQWVNDALSRQAEPFEFFAAILQSDPGILLSTVPELDHYQRDDQATHLGIWDHVDGRSVQWPGLRKKKVFAYLKPNPGNDALIQSVLDAGAEVAAVSLREPRNEKATKGEPLVKHQSGAVTLKSVAEECDFAITNGNHGSTLRLLSYGIPVMACPLYLEQRVTAATLERLGLGVSAALHQPHLFEEKVHAAIGMRNSPTLNDFRRNYMGQFGVEAEENAYQSLRRQLQI encoded by the coding sequence GTGAGCCGGCAGAACAACAATCATCACATCCTTTATGCTTGGGAGTGGGGGACCGGTTTCGGCCACTTGTCACGATTCGCGTTGCTCGGCAGTCGCTTGGTCAGCGACGGGTTTCGCGTTACCGTCGCCGCCTGTGATCTTTCACACGTCCATCGTTTTTTTCATCCGTCGATATTTCAAATCCGACAAGCACCGACAAAGACCAACCTTTCTCACGCGCCGTTTCGAAATCCGACGACGATTGCGGGTTTGGCTTATAACCTGGGATATGATTCGCCGGATCATGTGGCTGTATTTGCAAACGCTTGGCGAGGATTGATCGCCGATGTTCGTCCAACACATGTGGTGTCAGACTTTGGAATCGGGGCCGCCATCGGTATTCGGGGACACGGTATTCCCATCATCCAGATCGGGACCGGATACGCTTGTCCTCCGCCAAAGACCCCTTTGCAATCCATGAAGGGGTTGACGCCTCATCAGGGTGAATGGAACTTGGAACAGTCGATGGTTCAGTGGGTGAACGATGCATTGTCGCGGCAAGCCGAACCCTTTGAGTTTTTTGCAGCTATCTTGCAATCAGATCCGGGCATTCTGTTGTCGACGGTGCCAGAGCTGGATCACTACCAGCGTGACGATCAGGCAACACACCTTGGGATCTGGGACCATGTTGACGGCCGGAGTGTCCAATGGCCCGGTCTGCGAAAGAAAAAGGTATTTGCCTACTTGAAACCGAACCCAGGAAATGATGCCTTGATCCAGAGCGTGCTTGACGCTGGTGCAGAAGTCGCCGCCGTGTCGCTTCGAGAACCACGAAACGAGAAAGCGACGAAGGGCGAACCGTTGGTCAAGCATCAATCCGGTGCTGTGACGCTGAAGAGCGTTGCCGAAGAATGTGATTTCGCCATTACAAACGGAAATCACGGCTCAACGCTCAGGTTGCTTTCCTACGGGATTCCAGTCATGGCTTGTCCGTTGTATCTGGAGCAACGAGTAACGGCTGCCACCCTGGAGAGACTTGGATTAGGCGTCAGTGCAGCCTTGCATCAACCGCACCTTTTCGAGGAAAAGGTGCATGCTGCAATTGGGATGCGGAACAGTCCGACGCTCAATGACTTTCGACGAAACTACATGGGGCAATTCGGGGTAGAAGCCGAAGAAAATGCTTACCAATCACTACGCAGGCAGCTTCAAATCTGA
- a CDS encoding histidine phosphatase family protein, with protein sequence MQLYLIRHAESGNNAVPTYQRSEDPSITSVGRLQAEHLGNWIKTLRFDAMITSPFRRTLETTRTVLQANSKPSDVRIWDSVFERGGCYRGWNASNVAGARGMGRSEILNELSDVVGTLTIDETIGETGWWGEQPRETDDAAIERTGIVAERLVREFGGDGKGSSENGQSPVIVMVTHADFKRLLLSRLLDSKADAMRFGPLRNTGVTRLNYAKNQWQLDILNSVTHLPARLITGNEH encoded by the coding sequence ATGCAGCTCTATTTGATTCGACATGCCGAAAGCGGCAACAATGCGGTGCCGACTTATCAACGGAGCGAAGACCCTTCGATCACATCGGTCGGGCGTCTGCAAGCGGAACATCTTGGTAACTGGATCAAGACGCTGCGGTTTGATGCCATGATCACCAGCCCCTTTCGCCGTACGCTGGAAACCACCCGAACGGTCCTGCAAGCGAACTCAAAGCCCTCAGACGTACGAATCTGGGACAGCGTGTTCGAGCGTGGAGGTTGCTACCGCGGCTGGAACGCATCCAACGTGGCGGGAGCACGTGGAATGGGCCGCAGCGAGATCCTCAACGAGTTGTCCGATGTCGTGGGAACGCTGACGATAGACGAAACGATCGGCGAAACGGGATGGTGGGGCGAGCAACCCAGAGAAACCGACGACGCCGCGATCGAGAGAACCGGCATCGTCGCAGAGCGATTGGTGCGCGAGTTCGGCGGTGATGGTAAGGGCTCCAGCGAGAACGGCCAATCGCCGGTCATCGTCATGGTCACGCACGCGGATTTCAAGCGTCTGTTGTTGAGCCGGCTGCTTGATTCCAAAGCCGACGCAATGCGATTTGGGCCATTAAGGAACACGGGTGTGACACGATTGAACTACGCCAAGAATCAATGGCAACTCGACATCCTCAACTCCGTCACCCACCTCCCCGCCCGCCTGATCACCGGCAATGAACACTGA
- the hemE gene encoding uroporphyrinogen decarboxylase, with amino-acid sequence MAESADFKGLHDFNGLHVAALESRRCDDMDRLITRYGGVSHVSPSMREVPIEPNRPAIDFAYRVITGEINIVILMTGVGFRFLMRSIERHVDTQRFLDSLSDITTICRGPKPAAALREFGLKATIRVPEPNTWRELLTTIDQHVPIANQVVGVQEYGVSNASLVAGLEARGASVEPLKVYGWELPVDTQPLADNVRALAAGQRDMLLLTSAHQIVNMLRMAETLGIVDQLRDGLRTTAIVSIGPTTTQMMNECDLHVDMEPSHPKMGHLVTEAAARSGELTAAKSRMRQSGAVIKASRDAALSSLTDNLTDHSNMHPSHNSLFLKACRGEPTSRTPVWLMRQAGRYMAEYQEVRAKQTFLELCANPKLCSEVMCTAVDRLQVDAAIIFSDLLPLLVPMGFDLEFVKGDGPVIHNPVRSPEDVKRVKPLSDPSDLGFVYETVSQTRADLPADIPLIGFAGSPFTLASYAIEGGGSRTYTNTKKLMLSDGGAWSAMMDVLSDAITVYLNHQIAAGAQCVQLFDSWAGCLSPGHYTQFVLPWMKRIIGDIAPGVPVINFATGNPELLPLMRVDARTVVGVDWRIDLKTAWDRIGSDCSVQGNMDPTVLLAEPDVIRDAVADLLDSVRGRTGHIFNLGHGVLKETPVENAIALVECVKELSSVD; translated from the coding sequence ATGGCGGAGTCAGCCGATTTCAAGGGACTGCACGATTTCAATGGGCTGCACGTTGCCGCATTGGAAAGTCGACGATGCGACGACATGGATCGACTGATCACCCGGTACGGCGGCGTCAGCCACGTCAGCCCGTCGATGCGCGAGGTCCCGATCGAACCCAATCGTCCCGCCATCGACTTTGCCTACCGTGTCATCACCGGCGAAATCAACATCGTGATCTTGATGACCGGTGTCGGTTTTCGCTTCTTGATGCGTAGCATCGAACGCCACGTCGACACCCAGCGATTCCTCGACTCGCTGTCTGACATCACGACGATCTGTCGAGGCCCCAAACCCGCCGCCGCGCTGCGTGAATTCGGACTCAAGGCCACGATTCGCGTCCCCGAGCCGAACACCTGGCGGGAGCTGCTGACCACGATCGATCAACACGTTCCCATCGCCAATCAAGTCGTCGGGGTCCAAGAATACGGCGTCTCCAATGCCTCCCTGGTCGCCGGTTTGGAAGCCCGCGGGGCGTCGGTCGAACCGCTCAAGGTTTACGGCTGGGAGCTGCCCGTCGATACGCAGCCGCTGGCAGACAACGTTCGCGCCCTGGCGGCCGGCCAACGTGACATGCTGTTGCTGACCAGCGCCCACCAAATCGTTAACATGCTGCGGATGGCCGAAACGCTGGGGATCGTCGATCAACTGCGAGACGGCTTGCGAACAACCGCCATCGTTTCGATCGGTCCGACCACCACTCAAATGATGAACGAGTGTGATCTGCACGTCGACATGGAACCGTCGCACCCCAAAATGGGTCACTTGGTCACCGAAGCTGCCGCACGGAGCGGAGAACTGACGGCCGCCAAATCCCGGATGCGACAATCCGGAGCGGTGATCAAAGCCTCACGAGACGCCGCCCTATCCTCCCTGACTGATAACCTGACTGATCATTCGAATATGCACCCATCTCACAACAGCTTGTTTCTCAAAGCCTGCCGAGGCGAACCGACTTCGCGCACTCCCGTTTGGTTGATGCGACAAGCCGGACGATACATGGCAGAGTATCAGGAAGTCCGCGCGAAACAAACTTTCCTGGAACTCTGCGCCAATCCCAAACTATGCAGTGAAGTGATGTGTACCGCCGTGGATCGATTGCAAGTCGATGCGGCGATCATCTTTTCGGACCTCCTGCCTTTGCTCGTCCCGATGGGCTTTGACTTGGAGTTCGTCAAAGGCGACGGACCCGTGATTCACAACCCGGTGCGTTCTCCCGAAGACGTCAAGCGTGTGAAGCCGCTCAGTGACCCCAGCGACTTGGGGTTTGTCTACGAAACCGTTTCGCAGACCCGCGCGGACTTGCCAGCAGACATCCCGCTGATCGGTTTCGCCGGATCACCCTTTACCCTGGCCAGCTATGCGATCGAAGGAGGCGGCAGCCGGACCTACACCAACACCAAAAAACTGATGCTCAGCGACGGTGGTGCTTGGTCCGCTATGATGGATGTCCTGTCCGACGCCATCACGGTCTACCTCAATCATCAGATTGCCGCCGGGGCGCAGTGTGTGCAATTGTTCGACAGTTGGGCCGGCTGCCTTTCGCCCGGTCACTACACCCAATTTGTCTTGCCCTGGATGAAACGAATCATCGGCGACATCGCCCCAGGTGTCCCCGTCATCAACTTCGCCACCGGAAACCCGGAACTGTTGCCGCTGATGCGAGTTGACGCTCGAACGGTCGTTGGCGTTGACTGGCGGATCGACTTGAAAACCGCGTGGGACCGCATCGGATCGGATTGCAGCGTCCAAGGAAACATGGACCCGACCGTTCTGTTGGCCGAGCCGGATGTGATCCGAGACGCCGTGGCCGATCTACTGGACTCTGTTCGAGGTCGAACCGGACACATCTTTAACCTGGGTCACGGTGTGCTGAAAGAAACTCCGGTTGAAAACGCGATCGCCCTGGTCGAATGCGTCAAAGAACTCAGCAGTGTGGACTGA
- the trmB gene encoding tRNA (guanosine(46)-N7)-methyltransferase TrmB: MTGFPACHLRDSADHSMPRSPIRRPAESLDLSYHLIDSEQLPETLNSQTLFGNDHPLEIEVGSGKGLFLTNEASRVPEHNFLGVEIIAKYAKHAAARLVKADSVRETGLRNARMVSGNAEPLFQQRIAPGSLAAVHVYFPDPWWKKRHRKRRVVNERSVLNFSRALQTGGRLHFWTDVLDYFESTVEMIAEIAPEFGVPIPEEEIESTHDLDFRTHFERRSRQNAIPVYRVRYEKRAVDEKTASV; this comes from the coding sequence ATGACGGGATTCCCCGCTTGCCACCTACGCGATTCCGCCGACCATTCGATGCCCCGCAGCCCCATTCGACGCCCGGCCGAGTCGCTGGACCTGTCGTATCATCTGATCGATTCGGAGCAGCTTCCCGAGACGCTGAACAGCCAGACCCTGTTCGGAAACGATCATCCTCTGGAGATCGAAGTCGGCTCGGGGAAAGGGCTTTTTCTGACCAACGAAGCGTCACGTGTCCCCGAACACAATTTTTTGGGCGTCGAGATCATTGCCAAATACGCCAAACACGCCGCCGCGCGGCTGGTGAAAGCGGACTCGGTACGGGAAACCGGCCTCCGCAATGCTCGCATGGTTTCCGGGAACGCGGAGCCGTTGTTCCAGCAGCGGATCGCGCCGGGCAGCTTGGCGGCGGTACACGTCTATTTCCCGGATCCGTGGTGGAAAAAGCGTCATCGCAAGCGTCGGGTGGTCAACGAACGCAGCGTTTTGAACTTTTCACGGGCTCTGCAGACCGGCGGTCGACTGCATTTCTGGACCGACGTGCTGGATTATTTCGAGTCCACGGTGGAAATGATCGCGGAAATCGCACCGGAATTTGGCGTCCCGATCCCGGAAGAAGAGATCGAGTCGACGCACGATCTGGATTTTCGCACGCATTTTGAGCGTCGAAGCCGTCAGAATGCCATTCCGGTGTATCGCGTCCGCTACGAAAAACGAGCAGTGGACGAGAAAACCGCCAGCGTCTAA
- a CDS encoding error-prone DNA polymerase, giving the protein MRYAELHCKSNFSFLEGASHPDELVNRAAELGYAAIALTDRESLAGVVRGFGAARDLDFQYIVGAELHPIDAPSMVVWPTDRAAYGRLCRLLSTGRLRCEKGQCELHWQDIAEYSEGMIAAVITADQDSLDETFLRNRFRRVFDQRSYLLAEVHRGPDDRTVLARLRKLSLRTDIPLVAAGNVHYHTADRMLMHDCVTAIRNGTTIDDVHDQRHANSQFHLRELAEIADLYRDVPDAIERTITIAQQCTFSLAQLRYEYPTEIAPAGKSPIEHLKRLAWEGANQRWPGGVPQRIIDLLKHETELIEELHYEAYFLTVWDMVRFARSRDILCQGRGSAANSTVCYCLGITNVDPSQSDLLFERFISRERNEAPDIDVDFEHQRREEVLQYLYEKYGRDRAGMTATVTTYRARSAVRESGKALGLSADLIDSLAKILGHYSVKEKMQENLAQCGLSPESDLGKRFLYLVNTLMGFPRHLSQHVGGMVMTAGLLCELCPIENAAMPGRTVIQWDKDDLDELGILKVDVLALGMLSALRRCFDLVARHHGHHLSLATIPHDDRATYDMICRADTIGVFQIESRAQMSMLPRLRPRCFYDLVIEVAIVRPGPIQGDMVHPFLKARENPDSVIYPNDAIKQVLHRTMGVPIFQEQAMRLAVVAAGFTPGEADQLRRAMAAWRRPGVIDHFRTKLLDGMKKNGLTGKFAEQVFNQIRGFGEYGFPESHAASFALLVYASCYLKQHYPAAFCVALLNSQPMGFYAPAQLVDDAQKHGVRVRPVDINASDWDCTLEPDPNRSTQDLNGVAIRLGLSSVRGLPAEETHGLLAEREHGGPFTSVGDLSRRCRLGQAVMATLADADALSSLSGDRRAAVWQSLGEEKKPGQSPLLEGLPDDELLPDELLKMSPLEEVHADYQTTGLSLKGHPIAFARNELKKLRCVSAAELPGLRDGRHVRVAGIVLLRQRPGTAKGITFATLEDETGTMNLVLFPKVWDRFFKIAKTSNAWLVDGKLENRKGVIHVIVGRLTDLTDAVGDLELRSRDFR; this is encoded by the coding sequence ATGCGATACGCCGAACTTCACTGCAAGAGCAACTTTTCCTTTCTCGAGGGAGCGTCGCATCCCGACGAGTTGGTCAATCGCGCAGCGGAACTGGGGTATGCCGCGATCGCATTGACTGATCGTGAGAGCTTGGCAGGGGTCGTTCGCGGTTTCGGTGCTGCCCGCGATTTGGATTTTCAATACATCGTCGGTGCGGAACTTCATCCGATCGACGCACCCTCGATGGTTGTATGGCCGACCGACCGCGCGGCGTACGGTCGTCTGTGTCGACTGCTGTCGACTGGCCGTTTACGATGCGAGAAAGGTCAATGTGAGTTGCATTGGCAAGACATCGCAGAGTACAGCGAAGGCATGATCGCGGCGGTCATCACGGCCGACCAAGATTCGCTTGACGAAACCTTTCTGAGAAACCGATTCCGCCGCGTCTTCGATCAACGGTCCTACTTGCTCGCCGAAGTCCATCGCGGGCCGGACGACCGTACGGTTCTGGCACGGCTACGCAAGCTGTCCCTGCGCACCGACATCCCGCTTGTCGCCGCGGGCAACGTTCATTACCACACCGCCGATCGCATGCTGATGCACGACTGCGTCACGGCGATTCGCAACGGCACCACCATCGATGATGTTCACGATCAGCGACACGCCAACAGCCAGTTTCATCTGCGTGAGTTAGCCGAGATCGCAGACCTGTATCGCGATGTCCCCGACGCGATCGAGCGAACCATCACAATCGCACAGCAATGCACTTTTTCGCTCGCGCAGTTGCGTTACGAATATCCCACCGAAATCGCTCCGGCGGGCAAATCACCGATCGAGCATTTGAAGCGTTTGGCGTGGGAAGGCGCCAACCAGCGTTGGCCCGGCGGCGTTCCCCAACGCATCATCGACTTGCTCAAGCACGAAACGGAGTTGATCGAAGAACTCCACTATGAAGCGTACTTCCTGACCGTCTGGGACATGGTGCGGTTTGCCCGCAGTCGTGACATTTTGTGCCAAGGCCGCGGATCGGCCGCCAACTCGACGGTTTGCTATTGCCTGGGAATCACGAACGTCGATCCTAGCCAAAGCGATTTGTTGTTCGAGCGATTCATCAGCCGCGAACGCAACGAGGCGCCCGATATCGATGTCGATTTTGAGCATCAACGACGCGAGGAGGTGCTGCAATATCTGTACGAAAAGTATGGTCGCGACCGCGCCGGGATGACGGCGACCGTGACAACCTATCGTGCCCGCAGCGCCGTGCGGGAATCGGGCAAGGCACTCGGGCTGTCAGCGGATTTGATCGATTCGCTCGCCAAGATCCTCGGGCATTACAGCGTCAAAGAAAAGATGCAGGAGAATCTGGCGCAGTGCGGATTGTCACCCGAGAGCGATTTGGGCAAGCGATTCCTGTACCTCGTCAACACGCTGATGGGTTTCCCCCGTCACCTTTCTCAACACGTCGGTGGCATGGTGATGACGGCGGGCCTGTTGTGCGAACTGTGCCCGATCGAAAACGCCGCGATGCCAGGTCGCACGGTGATCCAGTGGGACAAGGATGACTTGGACGAACTCGGGATTTTGAAAGTTGACGTGTTGGCATTGGGCATGCTTTCTGCCCTGCGACGTTGCTTTGATCTGGTCGCCCGACACCACGGCCATCACCTATCACTGGCAACGATCCCCCACGACGATCGGGCGACGTACGACATGATTTGCCGCGCCGACACGATCGGTGTGTTTCAGATCGAGAGCCGTGCCCAGATGAGCATGCTGCCGCGACTGCGACCACGATGCTTTTATGATTTGGTGATCGAAGTCGCGATCGTGCGACCGGGACCGATCCAAGGCGACATGGTGCACCCGTTTTTGAAAGCACGCGAGAACCCCGATTCGGTCATCTATCCCAACGATGCGATCAAGCAAGTCTTGCATCGAACCATGGGTGTGCCGATCTTTCAAGAACAGGCGATGCGGTTGGCGGTCGTGGCGGCGGGATTCACGCCGGGCGAAGCCGATCAGCTTCGACGCGCGATGGCGGCTTGGCGTCGCCCCGGTGTGATCGATCACTTTCGCACCAAGCTGCTCGACGGTATGAAAAAAAACGGATTGACGGGCAAATTTGCCGAGCAAGTGTTCAATCAAATTCGCGGTTTCGGCGAGTACGGCTTCCCCGAGTCACATGCCGCCAGTTTTGCATTGTTGGTCTACGCATCGTGCTACCTGAAACAACACTATCCGGCCGCGTTTTGTGTCGCTCTGTTGAATAGCCAACCGATGGGTTTCTACGCGCCGGCGCAGTTGGTGGACGACGCGCAAAAGCACGGTGTTCGTGTTCGCCCGGTCGACATCAACGCGAGCGATTGGGATTGCACACTGGAGCCGGATCCCAATCGCTCCACCCAAGATCTCAATGGCGTCGCGATTCGACTGGGACTTTCCAGCGTACGCGGTTTGCCTGCCGAGGAAACACACGGATTGCTGGCCGAGAGAGAACACGGTGGCCCCTTCACCAGCGTGGGCGATCTTTCTCGACGATGCAGATTGGGACAAGCCGTGATGGCGACTTTGGCGGACGCCGATGCACTTTCATCGCTCTCGGGCGACCGACGTGCTGCCGTCTGGCAGTCGTTGGGCGAAGAAAAGAAGCCCGGGCAATCACCTCTGCTGGAAGGCTTGCCCGATGATGAGTTGCTGCCCGATGAATTGCTCAAGATGTCACCGCTGGAGGAAGTCCACGCGGACTATCAGACGACTGGTCTGAGTCTCAAAGGCCACCCGATCGCGTTTGCACGAAACGAATTGAAAAAGCTTCGCTGCGTCAGCGCCGCAGAGTTGCCAGGCCTGCGTGACGGTCGACACGTCCGCGTTGCCGGCATCGTCCTGCTGCGTCAACGTCCGGGGACCGCCAAAGGGATCACGTTCGCAACACTGGAAGACGAAACCGGCACAATGAACTTGGTCCTCTTTCCCAAGGTCTGGGATCGCTTTTTCAAGATCGCCAAAACGAGTAACGCTTGGCTGGTGGATGGTAAGCTGGAAAATCGCAAAGGAGTGATCCACGTCATCGTCGGCCGCCTGACCGACTTGACCGACGCCGTCGGCGACCTCGAATTGCGTTCACGCGATTTTCGGTGA
- the mgtE gene encoding magnesium transporter, whose product MSETQSDELPQLATQDEERPWLTMARLAEEGDSDALVAYVESLSTADQALALSRLDTEQMPQVFETLHPDEAAELLSHLSEAQAAQTIGLLDPSSAAAIIHELPSDEQADVLGDLDEDQANAILDALPATEAAAVRELTAYKDDVAGGLMVSELLRFNEKLTVGQMIEQLAGDLERDREMDVRYGYVCDDQNRLVGVLPMQNLLFVKRASRIADIMIRNPLSVRDTTPLEDLVEFFETHAFLGVPVVNSDGGLMGIVQRKAVDYEAFRAAESDYLKSQGIVGGEELRTMPLLLRSRRRLSWLSINIVLNLGAASVIALFQDTLQSVIALAVFLPIISDMSGCSGNQAVAISMRELSLGLVRPSEFLRVWWQEVSLGLVNGTVLGLLVAICAIVFDGNPYLGLVVGLALMLNTLIAVSIGGTIPLLLKKLKVDPAVASGPLLTTVTDMCGFFLVLSLATLMLSKLV is encoded by the coding sequence ATGTCGGAAACACAATCGGACGAACTGCCCCAACTGGCTACTCAGGACGAAGAACGTCCTTGGTTGACGATGGCGCGGCTCGCCGAAGAAGGTGATTCCGACGCACTGGTGGCCTACGTGGAAAGCCTTTCCACGGCGGATCAGGCGCTCGCGTTGAGCCGCCTGGATACGGAGCAGATGCCGCAAGTTTTTGAGACGCTGCATCCCGACGAAGCGGCGGAGTTGCTCAGCCACCTTTCGGAAGCTCAGGCAGCACAGACCATCGGATTGCTCGACCCCAGTTCGGCCGCGGCGATCATTCACGAGCTGCCCAGTGACGAGCAAGCCGACGTCTTGGGCGACTTGGATGAGGATCAAGCGAACGCCATTTTGGATGCGTTGCCCGCGACCGAAGCGGCTGCGGTTCGCGAGCTGACGGCCTATAAGGACGACGTTGCTGGCGGTCTGATGGTCAGCGAGTTGCTGCGATTCAACGAAAAACTGACCGTCGGTCAGATGATCGAGCAACTCGCAGGTGACCTCGAACGCGACCGCGAAATGGACGTTCGCTACGGTTACGTTTGCGACGATCAAAATCGGCTCGTCGGCGTGCTGCCAATGCAGAATCTGTTGTTCGTCAAACGGGCGTCGCGAATCGCGGACATCATGATTCGCAACCCATTGTCCGTTCGCGATACCACGCCGCTGGAGGATTTGGTCGAGTTCTTCGAAACACACGCGTTCTTGGGGGTGCCCGTCGTCAATTCCGATGGCGGCTTGATGGGCATCGTCCAACGCAAAGCGGTCGACTACGAAGCGTTTCGGGCGGCCGAGAGCGACTACCTCAAGAGCCAGGGTATCGTCGGCGGCGAGGAACTGCGCACGATGCCTTTGCTGCTGCGTTCACGTCGACGGCTCAGTTGGCTGAGCATCAACATCGTACTCAACCTGGGCGCCGCGTCGGTGATTGCTTTGTTTCAAGACACTCTGCAATCGGTCATCGCGCTCGCCGTATTCTTGCCCATCATCAGCGACATGAGCGGATGCAGCGGCAACCAGGCCGTCGCAATCAGCATGCGCGAACTGTCGCTCGGGTTGGTTCGCCCCAGTGAGTTTTTGCGCGTTTGGTGGCAAGAGGTTTCACTCGGTTTGGTCAACGGCACCGTGCTGGGACTGCTTGTTGCGATCTGTGCGATCGTGTTCGACGGCAATCCCTACTTGGGGCTCGTGGTCGGTTTGGCATTGATGCTCAACACGCTGATCGCGGTTTCCATTGGTGGCACGATTCCGTTACTGCTGAAAAAGCTGAAGGTCGATCCGGCGGTGGCCAGCGGCCCCTTGCTGACCACCGTGACCGACATGTGCGGCTTCTTTTTGGTGTTGAGCTTGGCCACCCTGATGTTGTCCAAGTTGGTTTGA